The Tepidibacter aestuarii genome contains a region encoding:
- a CDS encoding S41 family peptidase codes for MKKTGRFLCSLVTVMILITNIAFADDFVKNEEFFNAVKKYIMNNYAGEVTEDELYDSAIKGMFEKLDKHSIYMDKETNESFTESVNGKMYGIGALINVKDGKLNIVEPIEDSPAQKAGIMPGDTIVGIEDERLGEIKDLKEVINKIKGDKGTNVNLTISRNGKEFKVDIKRDEIKIKSVKYRVIEGDVGYIKISQFTTDVEDEVQAAVDELKKQGINKAVLDLRGNPGGSLSAVVEVSKHFVPKGKVVIVRDAKDKVINHYSKGEVAFDKLAVLVDENSASASELLSGAIQDTKSGTLIGKTTYGKGTVQTILPLKNGEGIKLTIAKYYLPSDRSIDGTGVTPDIDCDRYDIDADKLMELDKNTKLSKGDAGLEVLAVQERLEAMGYDITDPKGVYQDSTFKAVEKFQQDTGIYPYGAADLTTLSKINEEFVKYMLSDKMDKQLKKSIEILKK; via the coding sequence GTGAAGAAGACGGGTAGATTTTTATGTAGTTTGGTAACTGTAATGATTTTGATTACAAACATTGCATTTGCTGATGATTTTGTTAAGAATGAGGAGTTCTTCAATGCTGTTAAGAAGTACATAATGAACAATTATGCAGGCGAGGTTACAGAAGATGAACTGTATGATTCAGCTATTAAAGGTATGTTTGAAAAGTTAGATAAGCATAGTATTTATATGGACAAGGAGACTAATGAGAGCTTTACTGAGTCTGTTAATGGAAAAATGTATGGAATAGGTGCTTTAATAAATGTTAAAGATGGTAAACTTAATATTGTAGAGCCAATAGAAGATTCTCCTGCTCAAAAGGCTGGTATTATGCCTGGTGATACTATAGTTGGTATAGAAGATGAAAGACTTGGAGAAATTAAGGATCTTAAAGAGGTTATCAATAAAATAAAGGGAGATAAGGGAACTAATGTTAACCTTACTATATCTAGAAATGGCAAGGAATTTAAAGTTGATATAAAAAGAGATGAGATAAAAATAAAATCTGTTAAGTATAGAGTAATAGAAGGAGATGTTGGGTATATTAAGATATCTCAGTTTACAACTGATGTAGAAGATGAAGTACAAGCTGCTGTTGATGAACTTAAGAAGCAAGGGATCAATAAAGCTGTACTTGATTTAAGGGGAAACCCAGGTGGAAGTTTATCTGCTGTAGTTGAAGTATCTAAACACTTCGTACCTAAAGGTAAGGTTGTTATAGTACGTGATGCAAAAGACAAGGTAATCAACCATTATTCAAAAGGTGAGGTTGCGTTTGATAAATTAGCTGTTTTAGTAGATGAAAATTCAGCATCAGCATCTGAGCTATTATCTGGTGCTATACAGGACACTAAGTCTGGAACTTTAATAGGGAAGACTACATATGGGAAGGGAACTGTTCAAACTATTCTTCCTTTAAAGAATGGAGAAGGGATTAAGCTTACAATAGCAAAGTACTATCTTCCGTCTGACAGAAGTATAGATGGTACTGGAGTTACTCCTGATATAGACTGTGATAGATATGATATAGATGCCGATAAGCTTATGGAGCTTGATAAAAATACAAAGTTATCTAAAGGAGATGCTGGTCTTGAGGTATTAGCTGTTCAGGAAAGGCTTGAGGCCATGGGATATGATATAACTGATCCTAAGGGAGTATATCAAGACTCTACATTTAAGGCTGTAGAGAAGTTTCAACAAGATACTGGTATTTATCCATATGGAGCAGCAGATTTAACAACACTAAGTAAAATCAATGAAGAATTTGTAAAATATATGCTTTCTGACAAAATGGACAAACAATTAAAAAAATCTATTGAAATATTAAAAAAGTGA
- a CDS encoding copper amine oxidase N-terminal domain-containing protein produces the protein MKKRILCLTFILILICGTLAFSSGYTKSITAYFYNIKVSLNGKTLNFSNEPFIYGGNVYVPLRDVSESLGVNVAWDDRNKTVYMHDDGSLGNNNSSYEIEMLKNQLKAKDAEIERLKDDDDDDDEDLEDLEDKLNDDYDEYTKGYKDLEFEYDLSERSNGDIKVKMTGDFERDSKYWSDRDDKDFRDFIEDEVCDEITDEFREDIQIYIYDEDDDKCAEYEYDYSDRDLDIEYEYED, from the coding sequence ATGAAAAAAAGAATTTTATGCCTAACATTCATACTAATCCTAATATGTGGAACACTAGCATTTTCAAGTGGATACACTAAGTCTATAACTGCTTATTTCTATAACATAAAAGTGTCTTTAAACGGAAAAACTCTTAACTTCTCAAACGAACCATTTATATACGGAGGTAATGTATATGTTCCTTTAAGAGACGTATCAGAGAGCCTTGGAGTTAATGTTGCTTGGGATGATAGAAATAAGACTGTTTATATGCATGATGATGGATCTCTTGGTAACAATAACAGTTCATATGAAATAGAAATGTTAAAAAACCAACTTAAAGCTAAGGACGCTGAAATTGAAAGACTTAAAGACGACGACGATGATGATGACGAAGATTTAGAAGACTTAGAAGATAAGCTTAATGATGACTACGATGAATATACTAAAGGATATAAAGATTTAGAGTTTGAATACGATCTATCAGAGCGTTCTAATGGAGATATAAAGGTTAAAATGACTGGAGACTTTGAGAGAGATTCTAAGTACTGGAGCGATCGTGATGATAAAGATTTCAGAGACTTTATAGAAGATGAAGTATGTGATGAAATAACAGACGAATTCAGAGAAGATATCCAAATATACATATATGATGAAGATGACGACAAATGTGCTGAATATGAATACGATTACAGCGATAGAGATTTAGACATAGAATATGAATATGAAGACTAG
- a CDS encoding metallophosphoesterase family protein, which translates to MDYNNLTLNGNDSVIRTLFFTDVHVSGRNPRSRKDNFLDTVLDKLTQINDIAKAKNCDFVLFGGDLFDNPSVSNAVAGRTARILRNFNKIIGIAGNHDLFGNNIDNIKSTQLGLFEKAGLIDLMYKGEKLIINKNDLTLQITGTPSHFGIDHDDIKEDYVVDTKDGNKAIHIIHGMLMEKQLNPHMTVVTIDQIKETKADLTLTGHYHAGFEPIQVDGKYFANPGSLSRVSSDKTEIKRKVGVLYIEVSKDDIKLDFIPLKQQMGEDVLDRSHIESSQYKEIQIEEFMREIKVASTIESMDITSIVKKIATNKELEKEVVDYALTKLSIAEESLSSE; encoded by the coding sequence TTGGACTACAACAACCTAACCTTAAATGGAAATGACAGCGTAATAAGAACTCTATTCTTTACAGACGTCCACGTAAGTGGAAGAAATCCTAGAAGCAGAAAAGATAACTTCTTGGATACAGTTCTTGATAAGCTTACTCAAATAAATGATATAGCCAAAGCCAAAAACTGCGACTTTGTACTATTCGGAGGAGACCTATTTGATAACCCAAGTGTATCAAATGCAGTGGCTGGAAGAACAGCAAGAATACTTAGAAACTTTAATAAGATAATAGGAATTGCCGGAAACCACGACTTATTCGGTAACAATATAGACAACATAAAATCAACACAACTCGGACTATTCGAAAAAGCAGGACTTATAGACCTTATGTACAAAGGAGAAAAACTTATAATAAATAAAAATGACCTCACACTCCAAATAACGGGAACTCCTTCTCACTTTGGTATAGACCATGATGATATCAAAGAAGACTATGTTGTGGATACTAAAGATGGAAATAAAGCAATCCATATAATACACGGTATGCTTATGGAAAAACAACTAAACCCACATATGACAGTAGTAACAATAGATCAGATTAAAGAAACCAAAGCAGACTTAACATTAACAGGTCACTACCATGCAGGGTTTGAACCTATACAAGTAGACGGTAAGTACTTCGCAAATCCAGGATCTTTATCCAGAGTATCATCAGATAAAACTGAGATAAAAAGAAAAGTTGGGGTACTATATATAGAAGTATCAAAAGATGATATAAAACTAGACTTCATACCTCTAAAGCAACAAATGGGAGAAGACGTATTAGATAGATCTCATATAGAAAGCTCACAATATAAAGAAATACAAATAGAAGAATTCATGAGAGAAATCAAAGTAGCATCAACAATAGAATCAATGGACATAACAAGCATAGTAAAAAAAATCGCAACTAATAAAGAACTGGAAAAAGAAGTAGTAGACTATGCACTTACAAAACTATCAATAGCTGAGGAAAGTCTATCAAGCGAATAA
- a CDS encoding AAA family ATPase, which translates to MKYIKQLHIQNFQSHQDTTLDLVNGLNTIIGESDKGKSAIIRAIRWVILNDPQGNNMVRQGTKECSVTLTLSDETKITRTKKLSGKKKITSKNTYKIEYPNGDISENENFGVDSIPEVLQACGVNILKIDKDLVEIPNFAFQLDPPFLVSSNGSQRSKTIGKLINANLFDSSIRDIKADILDINRKTKEKSAEYEALNEKLKQYEDVEEEEKKLSKIENFISQAEKTEKNIDTLKRYISSLQNIKLQKSKCMEVIDKLSDIEEAQLNIKDLELKHKESLNFQKTSASLKSINTNKNLLKDTITKLSNIEEAEKINSNLINTIDKLSKIQLLKNKIDYLDNHNKNLKITLTRLQNIDSINETYLKLQNLNSKTESLQKINKEYKVISNEKAKLRNAIIKMPDFNQIEKLHLDYTNIQTKIETIKQLSTNYKDTKLRLKKGSDYIKTVQAGLNQCTQAYSDMLKNMGKCPTCFNDIDNTTVQNIISNL; encoded by the coding sequence TTGAAATATATAAAGCAGCTCCACATTCAAAACTTCCAAAGCCACCAAGACACAACCCTAGATCTTGTAAACGGCCTCAACACAATAATAGGTGAATCCGACAAAGGAAAATCAGCTATTATAAGAGCCATAAGATGGGTAATACTTAACGACCCTCAGGGAAACAACATGGTAAGGCAAGGAACTAAAGAATGCAGCGTAACACTAACCCTTAGTGACGAAACAAAGATAACTCGTACTAAAAAACTAAGTGGAAAAAAGAAAATAACCTCTAAAAATACATATAAAATAGAATACCCAAACGGAGATATATCTGAAAACGAGAACTTCGGTGTTGACTCTATTCCAGAAGTTCTTCAGGCCTGTGGAGTTAATATACTTAAAATAGATAAGGACTTAGTTGAAATACCAAACTTTGCCTTCCAGCTAGACCCTCCATTTTTGGTATCATCAAATGGATCTCAAAGATCAAAGACAATAGGTAAACTTATAAATGCCAACTTATTCGACTCATCAATAAGAGATATAAAAGCCGACATACTTGATATAAACAGAAAAACAAAAGAAAAATCAGCTGAATACGAAGCTTTAAATGAAAAACTAAAACAATACGAAGACGTCGAAGAAGAAGAAAAGAAGCTTTCTAAAATAGAAAACTTTATATCTCAGGCTGAAAAAACAGAGAAAAACATAGATACCCTTAAAAGGTATATAAGCTCACTACAAAATATAAAACTACAAAAATCAAAATGCATGGAAGTTATAGACAAGCTATCTGATATAGAAGAAGCTCAACTCAACATAAAGGACTTAGAATTAAAGCACAAAGAATCTCTGAACTTCCAAAAAACATCTGCTTCTTTAAAATCGATAAATACAAATAAAAATTTACTTAAAGATACTATAACTAAACTATCGAACATAGAAGAAGCTGAAAAAATAAACAGCAACTTGATAAATACAATAGATAAACTAAGTAAAATACAACTACTGAAAAATAAAATAGATTATCTGGATAACCATAATAAAAACTTAAAAATAACACTTACAAGACTACAAAACATAGATAGTATAAACGAAACATACTTAAAACTTCAAAATCTAAACTCAAAAACTGAGTCTCTACAGAAAATAAATAAAGAATACAAAGTAATATCAAATGAAAAAGCTAAACTTAGAAACGCCATAATCAAAATGCCAGACTTTAACCAAATAGAAAAACTACACTTAGACTATACAAATATACAAACTAAAATTGAAACAATAAAACAACTAAGCACAAACTACAAAGATACAAAACTAAGGCTAAAAAAAGGATCAGACTACATAAAAACAGTACAAGCAGGACTAAACCAATGTACACAAGCATATTCCGATATGCTTAAAAACATGGGAAAATGCCCAACGTGCTTTAATGATATAGATAACACTACGGTACAAAATATAATATCTAACTTATAA
- a CDS encoding OLD family protein: MSLNEIKDKYARYRDYIVYKKTIKSKIEEDMKTIKLKIEDFRSQEEVFLKAKLLLEESSTFAREQVKHKFEVMVTKALQFVTGENIEFKIEFEQKRGRPEASFNVISQIDEDTKIINTPEDSRGGGIIDVISLTLKYCMLQTHKPMIEGPFILDEPAKHVSEEYIINVGKFLKEINTNFNRQIIMVTHNTHLSEISDKRYVVTMNNGISNVNEYNVDC; encoded by the coding sequence ATGAGCTTGAATGAAATAAAAGATAAATACGCTAGATATAGAGACTACATAGTCTATAAAAAAACTATTAAATCAAAAATAGAAGAAGATATGAAAACTATAAAATTGAAAATAGAAGACTTTAGATCCCAAGAAGAAGTTTTCTTAAAAGCAAAATTATTACTTGAAGAAAGTTCAACATTTGCTCGTGAACAAGTAAAACACAAATTCGAAGTAATGGTAACTAAGGCACTTCAATTCGTAACTGGGGAAAATATAGAGTTTAAAATAGAATTTGAACAAAAAAGAGGACGCCCAGAGGCATCCTTTAACGTTATAAGTCAAATAGACGAAGATACTAAGATAATAAATACTCCAGAAGACAGCCGAGGCGGAGGTATAATAGATGTAATATCTCTTACGCTTAAATACTGTATGCTTCAAACACATAAGCCTATGATAGAAGGCCCTTTTATCCTAGATGAACCTGCAAAGCATGTATCAGAAGAATACATCATAAACGTAGGTAAATTCTTAAAAGAAATAAACACAAACTTTAATAGACAAATAATAATGGTTACTCACAATACCCACTTATCCGAAATATCAGACAAGAGATATGTAGTAACCATGAACAACGGAATCTCTAATGTTAATGAATACAATGTGGATTGTTAA
- the spoIIE gene encoding stage II sporulation protein E, with product MQRPHISSYRRRYINEISEGINVDNTAVFLCVIGFLLGRAVIIDNLGPFGIAYFIYMCTHKKYKMPVFFSISAGIILSHSGPHALRYIITLFFINFISSFISKYKDHIFRVSIIGFFLTSISGMICSLLTEIYMYDVLVSIIEGLAVSSLIYIYSYGIPLILKRSIRRSISSEETIALSIIIALSITGISNISLFDVSLKNVLSFLIIIVVAYQGGPALGSASGITIGIITTMNTTSSPMYIGIYGFSGLLGGLFRKVSKYATTLGFIMGWSIITIYTRGNSELLLSLREIAISSLIFLMIPDERLKYIEKFTKGVLGSEESSVNYINRVKEIMNTRLKDVYKAYEEVGATFDKAREKDKVLDQRDIASVIDMVTHDVCSECPMKRGCWNLKFTKTYSMFTNILNHLEEDGRIDNDHVKSQFERDCMKFEEVIKGCNHYFDLFMLNYKWNKKLCETRKLVSSQIKSIAYSIEEVSDEINNSMDFDVDMENNIIVELDKENVKVDKISYIKRDDNFEINIQRDNCCSGDLCEKKLIKAVSRAVGQEVSAYKMGCRSMNNTCKIRLVNFKKYTARTDVAYLSKDGNIISGDNYTYMEISDGKYMSVLSDGMGKGEKASEESALTIEILEKMLEAKIDEKISIETINNMLMLKSSDEIFSTLDLNIIDLNNGNLESVKMGACPSFIKRKNGGVEVISSSSLPVGIVSEIKIDRERRSVREGDVIITVSDGIIDAGKDKKLGENWLYTVIENMDKKSTKEISKYILDKSLELVDGKAQDDMTVIVTKIWKNRK from the coding sequence ATGCAAAGACCACATATATCTTCATATAGGAGAAGATATATCAATGAGATATCTGAGGGTATAAACGTTGATAATACAGCTGTATTTTTATGTGTAATAGGATTTTTGCTCGGACGAGCCGTTATAATAGACAATCTGGGACCTTTTGGCATAGCTTATTTTATTTATATGTGTACTCATAAAAAATATAAGATGCCTGTGTTTTTTTCTATATCAGCAGGTATAATTTTAAGTCACAGTGGGCCTCATGCTCTAAGGTATATAATAACTCTGTTTTTTATAAATTTCATATCGTCGTTTATATCAAAGTATAAGGATCATATTTTTAGAGTTTCTATTATAGGATTTTTTCTAACTTCGATAAGTGGGATGATATGCTCTTTATTAACAGAGATATATATGTATGATGTATTAGTTTCTATAATAGAAGGACTAGCAGTGTCTTCTCTTATATATATATATTCATATGGTATACCTCTTATTCTAAAAAGATCTATAAGAAGGAGTATATCGAGTGAGGAGACTATAGCATTATCTATAATAATAGCTCTTTCAATAACGGGAATATCTAATATAAGTTTGTTCGATGTATCATTAAAGAATGTATTGTCATTTTTGATAATAATAGTAGTAGCTTATCAAGGAGGGCCAGCACTTGGATCTGCAAGTGGTATAACTATAGGGATAATAACTACTATGAATACAACATCATCTCCTATGTATATAGGGATATATGGGTTTTCAGGGCTTTTAGGAGGTCTTTTTAGAAAGGTAAGTAAGTATGCAACCACATTAGGTTTTATTATGGGATGGAGCATAATAACTATATATACAAGAGGAAATAGTGAACTTTTATTAAGTCTTAGAGAAATCGCTATATCTTCTTTAATATTTCTTATGATACCTGATGAAAGATTAAAGTATATAGAGAAATTTACTAAAGGAGTTTTGGGCAGCGAGGAATCTTCTGTTAATTATATAAACAGGGTCAAGGAGATAATGAATACAAGGCTAAAGGATGTATATAAAGCTTACGAAGAGGTTGGAGCTACTTTTGATAAAGCTAGAGAGAAGGACAAGGTATTAGATCAAAGAGATATAGCAAGTGTTATAGATATGGTAACTCATGATGTTTGTTCTGAGTGCCCTATGAAGAGAGGGTGTTGGAATTTAAAATTTACAAAGACTTACAGCATGTTTACTAATATACTGAATCACTTAGAGGAAGATGGAAGGATAGATAATGATCATGTGAAATCTCAATTCGAAAGAGATTGTATGAAATTCGAGGAGGTAATAAAGGGATGTAATCATTATTTTGATTTATTTATGCTAAATTATAAGTGGAATAAGAAGCTTTGCGAAACTAGAAAGCTAGTATCTAGTCAGATAAAATCTATTGCTTATTCTATTGAAGAAGTTTCAGATGAAATAAACAACAGTATGGACTTTGATGTAGATATGGAAAACAACATAATAGTTGAGCTTGATAAAGAAAATGTAAAGGTAGATAAAATAAGTTATATTAAAAGAGATGATAACTTTGAAATAAATATACAAAGAGACAATTGCTGTAGTGGAGACCTGTGCGAAAAAAAGCTTATTAAGGCTGTATCAAGAGCTGTTGGACAAGAAGTATCAGCCTATAAAATGGGATGTAGATCAATGAATAATACTTGTAAGATAAGGCTTGTAAATTTTAAAAAGTACACAGCTAGAACTGATGTAGCCTACTTATCTAAGGATGGAAATATAATATCTGGGGATAACTATACATATATGGAGATATCAGATGGAAAGTATATGAGTGTGCTCAGTGATGGAATGGGAAAGGGTGAAAAAGCATCTGAAGAATCTGCACTTACAATAGAAATACTAGAAAAAATGCTAGAGGCTAAGATAGATGAGAAAATAAGTATAGAGACTATCAACAATATGTTAATGCTAAAATCATCAGATGAGATATTTTCAACTCTAGATTTAAATATAATAGATTTGAATAATGGAAACTTAGAAAGTGTAAAAATGGGTGCTTGTCCATCTTTTATAAAAAGAAAGAATGGTGGCGTTGAGGTTATATCATCTTCATCACTTCCTGTTGGCATAGTATCTGAGATAAAAATAGATAGAGAAAGAAGAAGTGTTAGGGAAGGAGATGTAATAATAACTGTATCAGATGGAATAATAGATGCTGGAAAAGATAAAAAATTAGGGGAGAATTGGTTGTACACAGTTATAGAGAATATGGATAAAAAGAGCACAAAGGAAATTTCAAAATATATATTAGACAAATCATTGGAGCTTGTAGATGGAAAAGCTCAAGATGATATGACTGTTATAGTCACGAAAATATGGAAAAATAGAAAGTAA
- a CDS encoding Ppx/GppA phosphatase family protein, with protein MKIAAIDIGTNSMRLLLADYVEGKFFNRQKYINTTRIGQNVDKEGIISDEAIDRNVDALHEFADIAKKHGCEKIYAMGTSALRDSKNKEDFLKKAFDKSKVLVEIISGDNEADLGFLGVVQEIDDEDILVIDIGGGSTEFIVGNKTDGIKFNKSENVGALRMTEKFLTKDPIDDQEFEDAKRFIESTIMDTIDKISKFNIRKVVGIGGTITSLSAIHQDLKEYDTDKIHKSMILDADIEEILRNLKELTVKEKRNLNGLQPKRADIITAGALILNIIIKNLKIKDVTVSEFDNLEGLICQKLKRMS; from the coding sequence ATGAAGATTGCAGCTATAGATATAGGAACTAATTCTATGAGACTTTTATTAGCAGATTATGTAGAAGGCAAATTTTTTAATAGACAAAAATATATAAATACGACACGAATAGGCCAAAATGTTGATAAAGAAGGAATTATATCAGATGAGGCTATAGATAGAAATGTAGATGCTCTACATGAATTTGCAGATATAGCTAAAAAACATGGTTGTGAGAAAATATATGCCATGGGAACTTCTGCTCTTAGAGATAGCAAGAACAAGGAAGACTTTTTAAAAAAGGCTTTTGATAAGAGTAAAGTTTTAGTTGAAATAATAAGTGGAGACAATGAGGCAGACCTAGGATTTTTAGGTGTTGTACAGGAAATAGACGATGAGGATATTCTCGTAATAGACATAGGCGGAGGATCTACTGAGTTTATAGTTGGAAACAAAACTGATGGAATTAAGTTTAATAAGAGTGAAAATGTAGGAGCTCTTAGAATGACTGAAAAATTCTTAACTAAAGATCCTATAGATGATCAGGAGTTTGAAGATGCTAAAAGATTTATAGAATCTACTATAATGGATACTATAGATAAGATAAGTAAATTCAATATAAGGAAGGTAGTTGGTATAGGAGGGACTATAACTTCTTTATCAGCAATACACCAAGATTTAAAAGAGTATGATACAGACAAGATACATAAGAGTATGATTTTAGACGCGGATATAGAAGAAATACTTCGTAATTTGAAAGAATTAACTGTAAAAGAAAAAAGAAATTTAAACGGTCTTCAGCCAAAAAGAGCCGATATAATAACTGCTGGAGCATTAATTCTAAATATAATAATAAAAAATTTAAAAATAAAGGATGTAACTGTTAGCGAATTTGATAATTTAGAAGGTCTAATTTGTCAAAAGCTAAAAAGAATGTCTTAA
- a CDS encoding FtsB family cell division protein — protein sequence MRNRKTKKKRFNIYILGLKLFVLFIVCSSAYSVINQGIVIREYKREIKSLNEQIKKENENIKNVKADIENYKTDEYIEKIARERLKMVKPGEIIYIDINKSEGY from the coding sequence ATGAGAAATAGAAAAACTAAAAAGAAGAGGTTTAATATATATATATTAGGTCTTAAGTTATTTGTATTGTTCATAGTATGCTCATCTGCTTATAGTGTCATAAATCAAGGCATAGTCATAAGAGAATATAAACGAGAGATAAAGTCTTTAAATGAGCAGATAAAAAAAGAAAATGAAAATATTAAAAATGTTAAAGCTGATATTGAAAACTATAAAACAGATGAGTATATAGAAAAGATTGCTAGAGAAAGACTTAAGATGGTAAAACCAGGAGAAATTATATATATAGATATTAATAAAAGCGAGGGATACTGA
- the yabQ gene encoding spore cortex biosynthesis protein YabQ, translating to MYPSEEIYILFVTVYGGILMGIIYDFYRGIRCNINNNKVIRCVEDILFWVIITIISFLILHRANSYDLRYYNFTGFIVGVVIYFNTVSKYILRFLCKLIKTIISIITSLYYLIIYPIHFAFDVIMYIGFKRLKK from the coding sequence ATGTATCCATCTGAAGAGATATATATACTGTTTGTAACTGTCTATGGTGGTATCTTAATGGGAATAATATACGATTTTTACAGAGGGATAAGGTGTAATATAAATAATAATAAGGTTATAAGGTGCGTAGAGGATATTCTATTTTGGGTAATAATAACTATAATAAGTTTTTTAATACTTCATAGAGCCAATTCTTATGATCTTAGATATTATAATTTCACAGGGTTTATAGTTGGTGTTGTCATTTACTTTAACACTGTCAGCAAATATATACTTAGGTTTTTGTGCAAACTTATAAAAACTATAATATCAATAATAACAAGCCTATATTATCTAATAATATATCCTATTCATTTTGCATTTGATGTTATAATGTATATAGGATTTAAAAGATTAAAAAAATGA
- the yabP gene encoding sporulation protein YabP translates to MDHLLNMKNREEISLCGIEHIYSFNDTKIELRTVSGDVSIQGENLDMGKLSIEDGMVNIKGSINSIVYSKISKKDEEGFLKKLFK, encoded by the coding sequence ATGGATCATTTACTCAATATGAAAAATAGAGAAGAAATAAGCTTATGCGGTATTGAACATATTTATTCTTTTAACGATACGAAAATAGAGCTAAGGACTGTTTCAGGAGATGTATCGATACAAGGAGAAAATCTAGACATGGGCAAACTCAGTATAGAAGACGGTATGGTAAATATAAAGGGAAGTATTAACTCAATAGTTTACTCTAAAATATCTAAAAAGGATGAGGAAGGCTTTTTAAAGAAGCTATTTAAATAA
- a CDS encoding RNA-binding S4 domain-containing protein, which translates to MRLDKYLKVSRLIKRRTVAKEACDKGIISINDKVAKSSTVVSVGDIIKIRFGERVTTVKVACIKEHVLKNDAKEMYEVIE; encoded by the coding sequence ATGAGATTAGATAAATATCTTAAAGTTTCAAGACTTATAAAGAGAAGAACTGTAGCAAAAGAAGCTTGTGATAAGGGAATTATAAGTATAAATGATAAGGTTGCAAAGTCTTCTACTGTTGTAAGTGTTGGAGATATTATAAAGATAAGGTTTGGAGAAAGAGTTACTACGGTTAAGGTAGCCTGCATAAAAGAGCATGTACTTAAAAATGATGCAAAAGAAATGTATGAAGTTATAGAATAA
- a CDS encoding HU family DNA-binding protein — translation MNKAELVAKMAEYSGLTKKDAEAGLNAFMKSVEEALVEGDKVQLVGFGTFETRERAARQGRNPRNPEQVIEIPASKAPVFKAGKGLKDTVNK, via the coding sequence GTGAATAAGGCTGAATTAGTAGCTAAAATGGCTGAATATAGTGGATTAACTAAGAAGGATGCAGAAGCAGGACTTAACGCATTTATGAAATCTGTAGAAGAGGCATTAGTTGAGGGTGACAAGGTTCAATTAGTTGGATTTGGAACTTTCGAAACAAGAGAAAGAGCTGCAAGACAAGGTAGAAACCCAAGAAACCCAGAGCAAGTTATTGAAATACCTGCATCTAAGGCTCCAGTTTTCAAAGCTGGAAAAGGTCTTAAGGATACTGTAAATAAGTAA